The following are encoded in a window of Pseudalgibacter alginicilyticus genomic DNA:
- a CDS encoding arylsulfatase, with amino-acid sequence MVTIKKVLQFVICCWVITSFAQEKSPNIIFIMTDDQGYPVVGAHEHPWIKTPELDKMHDQSIRFDRFMMGSTCAPSRAGIMTGVHSIKNGVTHTIFERERLNLKATTISEVLKPAGYTSGYFGKWHLGDEEPYQPENRGFDETFIHGAGGIGQAYPGSCADVPGNTYFDPVFKHNGTFVKAKGYTTDILFKSTLGWIQSVKDSDQPFFAYLSTNAPHSPFVAPPKYQKHFEDLGFEKKTAGFYGMVEHIDDCMGQLFNQLEDWGLMENTIVIFTSDNGMTTAGCGLRGHAGRPQAQLGIDKNGEPMMSYNAGMKGLKSTVHEGGVRVPFFVRWKGMIKEGRTVNTVASYLDILPTLADFADAKLAETNAFEGRSLKPLILEKNPQWEDRFLFQHVTRWEHKANPDDFKWGKYSVRNQRFRLVQGVLYDMENDPEQHVDVTAEHPELVALMKNAYEKFWDEARPLMINEDVPLAAEKPFHVDYNTQKESIGIPNWKAPNIKWKESYKGGPTGLEK; translated from the coding sequence ATGGTAACCATTAAAAAAGTTTTGCAATTTGTTATTTGCTGTTGGGTGATAACTTCTTTTGCTCAAGAAAAAAGTCCCAACATTATTTTTATCATGACAGATGATCAAGGATATCCAGTAGTGGGTGCACATGAACATCCTTGGATAAAAACGCCAGAATTAGATAAAATGCATGATCAGTCTATTCGTTTCGATCGTTTTATGATGGGGTCTACCTGTGCACCAAGTCGTGCAGGTATTATGACTGGGGTGCATTCTATAAAAAATGGAGTTACGCATACCATATTCGAAAGAGAACGACTTAATCTGAAGGCAACTACCATATCAGAAGTTTTAAAACCTGCAGGTTATACGTCTGGTTATTTTGGAAAATGGCACTTAGGAGATGAAGAACCATACCAACCAGAAAATCGAGGGTTTGACGAAACGTTTATTCATGGTGCTGGAGGTATTGGACAAGCTTATCCAGGATCTTGTGCAGATGTTCCTGGTAACACTTATTTTGATCCAGTATTTAAACATAATGGAACATTTGTAAAAGCTAAAGGTTATACTACAGATATATTGTTTAAGTCAACTTTAGGGTGGATTCAATCAGTAAAGGATTCCGACCAACCATTTTTTGCTTATTTATCAACCAATGCACCACATAGTCCATTTGTGGCACCGCCCAAATATCAAAAACATTTTGAAGATTTAGGTTTTGAGAAAAAAACTGCAGGTTTTTACGGAATGGTAGAACATATAGATGATTGTATGGGACAGTTGTTTAATCAGTTAGAAGACTGGGGATTGATGGAAAACACCATTGTTATTTTTACCTCAGATAATGGTATGACTACAGCCGGATGTGGATTAAGAGGTCATGCCGGACGTCCTCAGGCACAACTTGGTATTGATAAAAACGGAGAGCCCATGATGTCTTATAATGCAGGAATGAAAGGTTTAAAAAGTACGGTACACGAAGGTGGTGTCCGTGTACCATTCTTTGTTCGTTGGAAAGGAATGATAAAAGAGGGACGTACAGTAAATACAGTTGCCAGTTATTTGGATATTTTACCAACATTAGCAGATTTTGCCGATGCTAAGCTAGCAGAAACAAACGCATTTGAAGGGAGAAGCTTAAAACCTTTAATTTTAGAGAAAAATCCACAATGGGAAGATCGTTTTCTTTTTCAGCATGTAACACGCTGGGAGCACAAGGCCAACCCTGATGATTTTAAATGGGGAAAATATTCTGTACGTAACCAGCGGTTTAGATTAGTACAAGGTGTGTTATACGATATGGAAAACGATCCAGAACAGCATGTAGATGTAACAGCAGAACACCCAGAACTTGTGGCGTTAATGAAGAATGCTTACGAAAAATTTTGGGATGAAGCTCGTCCGTTGATGATTAATGAGGACGTGCCATTAGCAGCGGAAAAACCCTTTCATGTTGATTATAATACACAAAAAGAAAGCATAGGTATTCCAAACTGGAAAGCACCTAATATCAAATGGAAGGAATCGTATAAAGGAGGACCTACAGGTCTTGAAAAATAA
- a CDS encoding alpha-L-fucosidase: MSDEISTETFRYDGSWESLQKMPVPAWFDDGKIGIFFHWGPYSVIGYRKGGRGIQNMYQN; this comes from the coding sequence ATTTCTGATGAAATTTCTACAGAAACATTTCGTTATGATGGCAGTTGGGAATCTTTACAAAAAATGCCTGTCCCAGCATGGTTTGATGATGGTAAAATAGGCATCTTTTTTCACTGGGGACCTTATAGTGTTATTGGTTATAGGAAGGGTGGTCGTGGTATTCAGAACATGTACCAAAACTAA
- a CDS encoding sulfatase-like hydrolase/transferase, translating into MNLKYLLIVFSTFMCSLYAQTIEENKKPNILFIFADDQTFNTIGALENGSVKTPNLDRLVESGVSFSHTFNQGSYTPAVCVASRTMLVTGGNLWKAASYSKQGNNFKDKNDPKSNLKYKEISFKKADTYWPQYLKQVGYDTYMSGKWHVGEVKPEAIFDYSAHIRPGMPNQTNERYKRNFDKDKSDTWSPYDTINGGYWQGGKHWSEILADDGISFLEKAKEKEVPFFMYLAFNAPHDPRQSPKKFVDMYPVDDIDVPKNFIPEYPYNEAAGAGRKLRDEKLAPFPRTEYSVKVNRQEYYAIITHMDEQIGRILEALEASGKADNTYVFFTADHGLAVGDHGFIGKQNMYDSSMRVPMIMSGPNVPKGKTVDSFVYLQDVMATTLDIAGIEKPEQIDFHSLLPLAMGETNKSAYPVVYGAYFGTQRMYRTENYKMIIYPTINKVRLYNMKKDPLEIVDLAENKEEHRELLNRLFQEYKMLQNQMGDPIDITASFSSFMTGEKGTTLTN; encoded by the coding sequence ATGAACTTAAAATACTTACTAATAGTTTTTAGCACTTTTATGTGTAGTTTGTATGCACAAACAATAGAAGAAAATAAAAAGCCAAACATCCTTTTTATTTTTGCAGATGATCAAACATTTAATACCATTGGAGCTTTAGAAAACGGCTCAGTTAAAACTCCAAATTTAGATAGACTTGTAGAGAGTGGTGTCTCTTTTTCACACACCTTTAATCAAGGTTCCTATACGCCAGCCGTATGTGTAGCGAGTAGAACCATGTTGGTTACAGGTGGTAATCTTTGGAAAGCAGCGTCCTATTCAAAACAAGGAAATAATTTTAAAGATAAGAATGATCCAAAATCAAATTTAAAGTATAAGGAGATTTCCTTTAAAAAAGCAGATACATATTGGCCTCAATATTTAAAGCAAGTTGGTTACGATACCTACATGTCTGGTAAATGGCATGTTGGTGAAGTTAAACCTGAAGCTATTTTCGATTATTCAGCTCACATTCGTCCAGGTATGCCCAATCAAACAAATGAACGTTATAAAAGGAATTTTGATAAGGATAAATCCGATACTTGGTCGCCTTATGACACCATAAATGGAGGATATTGGCAAGGAGGTAAACATTGGAGTGAGATTTTGGCAGATGATGGAATTTCTTTTTTAGAAAAAGCAAAAGAAAAAGAAGTGCCCTTTTTTATGTATTTGGCTTTCAATGCACCTCATGATCCAAGACAATCACCTAAGAAATTTGTTGATATGTATCCTGTTGATGATATTGATGTGCCTAAAAATTTTATTCCAGAATACCCATATAATGAAGCCGCTGGAGCAGGTCGCAAACTTCGTGATGAAAAATTAGCACCTTTTCCAAGAACAGAGTATTCTGTAAAAGTGAATAGGCAAGAGTATTATGCTATTATTACTCATATGGATGAACAAATAGGTAGGATATTAGAAGCCCTTGAAGCTTCAGGTAAAGCAGATAATACGTATGTGTTTTTTACAGCAGATCATGGATTAGCAGTTGGCGATCACGGTTTTATTGGTAAACAAAACATGTATGATAGTAGTATGCGTGTACCTATGATTATGTCGGGGCCAAATGTGCCAAAAGGGAAAACTGTTGATTCCTTTGTTTATTTACAAGATGTAATGGCAACCACCTTAGATATTGCAGGTATAGAGAAACCAGAGCAAATTGATTTCCACTCTTTACTTCCTTTAGCAATGGGGGAAACTAATAAAAGTGCTTATCCTGTTGTATATGGAGCTTATTTTGGTACGCAACGTATGTATAGAACCGAGAATTATAAAATGATTATTTATCCAACAATCAATAAGGTGCGTTTGTATAATATGAAAAAAGATCCGCTCGAAATAGTTGATTTAGCAGAAAATAAAGAAGAGCATAGGGAGTTATTGAATCGTCTTTTTCAAGAATATAAAATGTTGCAGAATCAAATGGGAGATCCAATAGATATTACAGCATCATTTAGTAGTTTCATGACAGGTGAGAAGGGTACAACACTAACTAATTAA
- a CDS encoding alpha-L-fucosidase, whose amino-acid sequence MYEALKHYYPYLKERWGATPPEFGYKDIIPEFKAEKWNPEEWAELFAEVGAKYVVFFCRTPLVGQTWTLISRLGILLIGA is encoded by the coding sequence ATTTATGAGGCCCTAAAACATTATTATCCATATCTGAAGGAACGATGGGGAGCTACACCACCAGAATTTGGGTATAAAGATATAATTCCTGAGTTTAAAGCTGAGAAATGGAACCCTGAAGAATGGGCAGAATTATTTGCAGAAGTAGGCGCAAAATATGTGGTTTTTTTCTGCAGAACACCATTGGTTGGACAAACTTGGACTCTGATATCACGCCTTGGAATTCTGTTAATAGGGGCCTAA
- a CDS encoding sulfatase — protein MVKNIKIKIVFLLTNFVLGACAQEKKPNIIFIMADDLGWQDVGFMGSQWFETPNLDALAKESMVFTDAYMYPTCSPSRTALLTGKQSFRTGVYNVPVLEKGDAEHNIFSRWTVDLEHIMYAQPLKEVGYTSIHLGKWHVVGPNPKEETNYPFDKPLKQPDNGRLDWLTDHQSTEIQQYYPTGKGFDENVGGTWWGDPARGYKKGYKAESGGYKAPFKNPFIEDKKEDEWLTDRLTDDAIDFIKKNKNEPFFVNLHYYAPHRPTVPRSNEQYQKFLNKTPDTFTGQGEKRLEEIAGYATMIASIDENVKRIFDYLDEQGLRENTIVIFTSDNGFNGLQSNTNSLRGAKGTIYEGGIRVPAFVNWKGKVKAGISETPICGMDYFPTFLDLANIKNYNGVLDGTSILPVLKNDSFKERVLFWHLASTYKNPPCSIIRKGDWKLIQFLNDGKLELYNLKDDLKETENLVSEEKEVTKELLLELTSWRKDNKVPIPPASVLEF, from the coding sequence ATGGTAAAGAATATTAAAATAAAAATTGTTTTTCTTCTAACGAATTTCGTTTTGGGAGCTTGTGCACAAGAAAAAAAGCCAAACATCATTTTTATAATGGCCGATGATTTGGGTTGGCAAGATGTAGGCTTTATGGGGAGCCAATGGTTTGAAACTCCTAATTTAGATGCTTTGGCCAAAGAAAGTATGGTGTTTACAGATGCTTACATGTATCCCACTTGTTCACCTTCTAGAACAGCTTTGTTAACGGGGAAGCAATCGTTTAGAACAGGTGTTTACAATGTCCCTGTTCTGGAAAAAGGAGATGCAGAACACAACATTTTTTCACGTTGGACAGTAGATTTAGAACATATCATGTACGCACAACCACTTAAAGAAGTTGGGTACACATCTATCCATTTAGGAAAATGGCATGTGGTAGGACCAAATCCAAAGGAAGAAACAAATTATCCGTTTGACAAACCGTTAAAACAACCCGATAACGGAAGATTAGACTGGCTAACAGACCATCAATCAACAGAAATTCAACAATACTATCCAACTGGTAAAGGTTTTGATGAAAATGTTGGAGGTACTTGGTGGGGCGATCCTGCTCGTGGATACAAAAAAGGGTATAAAGCAGAAAGTGGTGGATACAAGGCACCGTTTAAAAATCCGTTTATAGAAGATAAAAAAGAGGATGAATGGTTAACTGATAGACTAACAGATGATGCCATTGATTTTATCAAAAAAAATAAAAACGAACCCTTTTTTGTGAATTTACATTACTATGCACCACATCGACCAACTGTACCAAGAAGCAACGAGCAATATCAAAAATTTTTAAACAAAACGCCTGATACTTTTACCGGACAAGGGGAAAAACGCTTGGAAGAAATTGCAGGTTATGCCACTATGATTGCTTCTATTGATGAAAACGTAAAACGTATTTTCGATTATTTAGATGAACAAGGTTTGCGAGAAAATACCATTGTAATATTTACATCAGACAACGGATTTAACGGTTTGCAAAGTAATACAAATAGTTTAAGAGGAGCTAAAGGAACTATTTACGAAGGTGGCATTCGTGTGCCTGCTTTTGTAAACTGGAAAGGTAAAGTAAAGGCTGGAATTTCAGAAACACCTATTTGTGGGATGGATTATTTTCCAACCTTTTTGGATTTAGCAAACATAAAAAATTATAACGGCGTGTTAGATGGAACTTCTATTCTTCCCGTATTAAAGAACGATTCGTTTAAAGAAAGAGTTTTATTTTGGCATTTGGCAAGTACCTATAAAAATCCGCCATGTTCTATTATTAGAAAAGGAGATTGGAAACTCATTCAGTTTTTAAACGATGGAAAATTGGAGTTATATAATCTTAAAGACGATTTAAAAGAAACAGAAAATTTAGTTTCGGAAGAAAAAGAAGTCACAAAAGAGTTGTTGTTAGAACTAACATCTTGGAGAAAAGATAACAAGGTGCCAATTCCTCCTGCATCTGTATTAGAATTTTAA
- a CDS encoding FecR family protein, which yields MTEKDFKILISKKQRGLLNKKEEAILFSFEKKMLAKNRKDIFLNEKHKLKIQQDIYSKIIHTKQKTISSGWIKVAGFLIVALTIGSVGWYTSLQSDKVNSKQTVAKILSKEVSYGKKLTFILPDGSRVKLNSGSKIKYPEVFNDSIREVTLSGEAFFEIKEDSLFPFIVKTASLSTRVLGTTFNIKDYEDENEVAVTLATGKISVGVKGEENIILSPSYQLNFNKSTQSLKKQKINLDDFLGWKDGILRFDNEKLSTAVIKLEKWFNVKIKLQNKQYENCSFTGVFKDASLERILENITFVKTNLKYKIISSEEVEISGFCNN from the coding sequence ATGACAGAGAAAGACTTTAAAATACTAATAAGCAAAAAGCAACGAGGGCTTCTTAATAAAAAAGAAGAAGCTATTCTTTTCTCATTTGAGAAAAAGATGTTAGCGAAAAATCGTAAAGATATATTTTTAAATGAAAAGCATAAATTAAAAATACAACAGGATATATATTCTAAAATTATTCACACCAAACAAAAGACAATTAGCAGTGGTTGGATAAAGGTTGCAGGTTTTTTAATTGTAGCTTTAACTATTGGTAGTGTAGGTTGGTATACTTCTTTACAAAGCGATAAAGTGAATAGTAAACAGACTGTCGCTAAAATATTGAGCAAAGAGGTTTCATATGGAAAAAAGCTAACGTTCATACTGCCTGATGGATCAAGAGTAAAATTGAATAGTGGTAGTAAAATTAAATATCCAGAAGTCTTTAATGATTCAATTCGTGAAGTAACATTATCTGGTGAGGCTTTTTTTGAAATTAAGGAAGATAGTTTATTTCCGTTTATTGTAAAAACAGCGTCATTATCCACACGTGTTTTAGGTACAACTTTTAACATTAAGGATTATGAAGATGAAAATGAGGTAGCGGTTACATTAGCTACTGGTAAAATTAGTGTAGGAGTAAAAGGAGAGGAGAATATAATATTATCACCATCGTATCAATTAAATTTTAATAAATCGACCCAAAGTCTTAAGAAACAGAAAATAAATCTTGATGATTTTTTAGGCTGGAAAGATGGAATATTAAGATTTGATAATGAGAAATTATCAACAGCAGTTATTAAGTTAGAAAAATGGTTTAATGTTAAAATTAAACTTCAAAATAAACAATATGAAAATTGTTCATTTACTGGTGTGTTTAAAGATGCTTCTTTGGAAAGAATTTTAGAAAATATCACGTTTGTAAAAACAAATTTAAAGTATAAGATTATCTCAAGTGAGGAAGTTGAGATTTCAGGATTTTGTAATAATTAA
- a CDS encoding carboxypeptidase-like regulatory domain-containing protein has translation MSKLIKFTFLLSIVFSIKTFAQFSSQTTVVGWVTDVQNNSLDGVSIHANGEGTKTKSDGKFELILHKTHSKKLELRISKLGFKEQKIKVNTSKLAKDLKIQLISDGNKLAKYQIEKVTIEPEVLSVMKEKWGDSFIHAQYPKQFLNNIITLTPGENVQTAIDKAHQSGGGIVYLTEGIHTTDNLKIKSKVTLCGAGRSKTILKHTGKGQFMDQAEQKLTDIVFKDITLQGGEHTKSGLNLRGQNDDRHERFMWQNVNITGVNSHGIGISRVNHIVMDNSHFQHNGLKGSLHHNVYFLFVSYVLQSDCDMSNPAEGKSNKYTSTSHLLTQRCVMKNGKGNGIQADNDQGGYLFFHKHHLSGFARVAMWFPCEEYYNKFQYTEDPKWVPQNVILNRCEVINNGYGAMWRIVGGVSNVINSYFDNKKIDMGLLKCKVKMDKKSEFKKGNELYEDVKEWPKDLKILG, from the coding sequence ATGTCAAAATTAATCAAATTTACTTTTTTGTTAAGTATTGTTTTTTCTATAAAAACATTTGCTCAATTTAGCAGCCAAACAACTGTAGTGGGTTGGGTTACAGATGTACAAAACAATTCTTTAGATGGTGTTTCTATTCATGCCAATGGAGAAGGAACCAAAACAAAATCTGATGGGAAATTTGAATTGATACTGCATAAAACGCATTCAAAAAAACTAGAATTGCGTATTTCAAAACTAGGGTTCAAAGAGCAGAAAATAAAAGTAAATACATCAAAATTAGCTAAAGATTTAAAAATTCAATTGATTTCTGATGGGAATAAATTGGCTAAATATCAAATAGAAAAAGTTACTATAGAACCCGAAGTGCTTTCTGTAATGAAAGAAAAATGGGGAGATAGTTTTATACATGCTCAATATCCTAAGCAATTTTTAAATAACATTATTACGCTAACTCCTGGGGAAAATGTGCAAACAGCCATTGATAAAGCTCACCAAAGCGGTGGAGGGATTGTGTACTTAACAGAAGGAATCCATACTACAGATAACTTAAAAATTAAAAGTAAGGTAACACTTTGTGGAGCTGGAAGAAGTAAAACGATTTTAAAACACACGGGTAAAGGCCAATTTATGGATCAGGCAGAACAAAAACTTACAGATATTGTGTTTAAAGACATCACACTACAAGGAGGAGAACATACAAAAAGCGGACTGAATTTACGTGGACAAAACGACGATAGACACGAACGTTTTATGTGGCAAAATGTTAACATTACCGGTGTTAATTCTCATGGAATAGGAATTAGTCGTGTGAATCATATTGTTATGGATAATAGCCATTTTCAACACAATGGACTTAAAGGGAGTTTACACCATAATGTGTATTTTTTGTTTGTAAGCTATGTGTTGCAGTCGGATTGCGATATGTCTAATCCTGCAGAAGGTAAATCGAATAAATATACTTCTACTTCGCATTTATTAACACAGCGTTGTGTCATGAAAAACGGAAAAGGAAATGGCATTCAAGCCGATAATGATCAAGGAGGTTATTTGTTTTTTCATAAACACCATCTGTCTGGTTTTGCTCGAGTGGCCATGTGGTTTCCTTGCGAAGAGTATTATAATAAGTTTCAATACACCGAAGATCCAAAATGGGTGCCTCAAAATGTTATTTTAAATCGCTGTGAAGTTATCAATAATGGTTATGGCGCCATGTGGCGAATTGTAGGAGGAGTATCTAACGTTATCAATAGTTATTTTGATAACAAAAAAATAGATATGGGTTTACTAAAGTGTAAAGTAAAAATGGATAAAAAGAGTGAGTTTAAAAAAGGCAATGAGCTTTACGAAGATGTAAAAGAGTGGCCTAAAGATTTAAAGATTCTCGGATAG
- a CDS encoding RNA polymerase sigma factor, whose translation MYSNIELAKHIANSDEVAFSRLYNRLWEKLYVFAQSIIMDENDAKDIIQEVWLDYWKRRNEICTDFIEAYLYQAVRYKTYNVLRDAKFNKVQLEVSNEVLTDSIVELNHDLEETNLRLNSYITKLPTRCREIFTLSRYEGFNNEEIAHKVGVSKRTVENQISIALNLIRKNMEKIIYLLFILINF comes from the coding sequence ATGTATTCTAACATAGAACTTGCAAAGCACATTGCCAATTCTGATGAAGTAGCTTTTAGTAGATTATACAATAGACTATGGGAAAAGTTGTATGTTTTTGCTCAATCTATTATTATGGATGAGAATGATGCAAAAGATATTATACAAGAAGTTTGGTTAGACTACTGGAAAAGACGCAATGAGATATGTACAGATTTCATTGAAGCCTATCTTTATCAAGCCGTACGCTATAAAACCTATAATGTATTAAGAGATGCAAAGTTTAATAAAGTGCAATTAGAAGTTAGCAATGAGGTTTTAACTGATTCTATTGTTGAGCTAAATCATGATTTAGAAGAAACTAATTTGCGTTTAAATAGTTATATCACCAAATTACCTACAAGATGTCGAGAAATTTTTACTTTAAGCAGGTATGAAGGTTTTAATAATGAAGAAATTGCACATAAAGTAGGTGTGTCTAAACGGACAGTAGAAAATCAAATATCAATTGCACTTAATTTAATAAGGAAAAATATGGAGAAGATCATTTATTTACTCTTTATTCTTATTAATTTCTAA